In the genome of Salinispirillum sp. LH 10-3-1, one region contains:
- a CDS encoding methyl-accepting chemotaxis protein → MTIAKKFALAVAGIIAGLALIFALLSSISASVQLSEQADANANQMQREVIRLLRLTDSLIENQVEASVKTLRQEALELGTPQLGNTVTVSGRSVPDLLFGNNAQANNYALVDRVAELVGGTATVFVRQGNDYVRIATNVINNGQRATGTTLDPSGRAIQAINRGESFYGLVDILGTPFLTGYEPLRNAQNQVVGILYAGFPADFAELEDAISGRRLLDSGFVALRDANGNVRLHSQHQTTDRVNAILAGQVPGWRIDSAGFDRWGYQVITAFPESELAARIRGDIGTTLVYIAIGGILLLGILLFLLNRIISRPLASTVDRMEDIAEGDLSVRLDASSKDELGDMARGFNRMLERLQGTILDISAGAQQLSAAAEELATVSIDSNRSIAEQTAETEQVATAMNEMSATVSEVAKSTEQAAVAAKEAQQEASSGSAVVRETITSIESLADDVERAAEVINELSVASNDISKVLEVIKNIAEQTNLLALNAAIEAARAGEHGRGFAVVADEVRSLASRTQQSTEEIHTMIERIQSESSRAVSVMENGQKTADHSVQNAQSSRESLKAILAAVDSINELNTEVASAAEEQSAVAEEISRNITNIRDAAEQNSSNSDQSMRASEELAKLATMLQQRIKYFQV, encoded by the coding sequence ATGACCATCGCTAAAAAGTTTGCTCTAGCTGTTGCGGGCATCATTGCGGGCCTTGCCCTAATTTTTGCCTTACTCTCATCGATCAGCGCATCGGTTCAGCTCTCCGAGCAAGCCGATGCGAACGCTAATCAAATGCAACGTGAAGTCATTCGACTTTTGCGTCTGACAGACAGCCTCATCGAAAACCAAGTAGAGGCTTCGGTTAAAACACTACGCCAAGAAGCACTCGAACTGGGCACGCCTCAACTGGGCAACACAGTGACCGTGAGCGGACGCAGCGTACCTGACCTGTTGTTCGGCAACAACGCCCAAGCGAATAATTATGCGCTGGTTGACCGCGTGGCTGAACTCGTAGGTGGCACGGCCACTGTATTTGTGCGCCAAGGCAATGACTACGTGCGCATCGCGACCAATGTGATCAACAATGGCCAGCGCGCCACTGGCACCACACTGGACCCCAGTGGGCGAGCCATCCAGGCCATCAATCGCGGCGAATCCTTCTACGGTTTGGTTGATATTCTTGGCACGCCCTTTCTGACCGGTTATGAGCCCTTGCGCAACGCGCAGAATCAAGTCGTCGGTATTTTGTACGCAGGCTTCCCTGCCGACTTCGCCGAACTGGAAGATGCCATCAGTGGCCGCCGGCTATTGGACAGTGGTTTTGTCGCCCTGCGTGATGCCAATGGCAACGTTCGATTGCATTCGCAGCATCAAACCACCGATCGCGTGAACGCAATCTTGGCTGGACAGGTACCCGGCTGGCGAATAGATAGTGCCGGCTTTGACCGTTGGGGCTATCAAGTGATCACTGCTTTTCCGGAGAGCGAACTGGCTGCACGAATTCGTGGCGATATCGGCACAACGCTTGTGTACATTGCCATTGGTGGCATCCTATTACTGGGCATCCTGCTTTTCTTACTCAACCGCATCATCAGCCGTCCTTTGGCAAGCACCGTAGACCGCATGGAAGACATCGCGGAAGGTGACCTCAGTGTTCGCCTGGACGCCTCCAGCAAAGATGAACTGGGCGACATGGCACGTGGATTCAATCGCATGCTGGAGCGCTTACAGGGCACCATATTGGACATCAGCGCCGGCGCCCAGCAATTGTCTGCCGCCGCCGAGGAACTGGCGACCGTATCGATAGACAGCAATCGTTCAATCGCCGAGCAAACCGCAGAAACCGAGCAGGTCGCCACGGCGATGAATGAAATGAGCGCCACCGTATCCGAAGTTGCCAAGAGTACCGAACAAGCAGCCGTGGCCGCCAAAGAAGCGCAGCAAGAAGCCAGTTCCGGCTCTGCGGTCGTGCGTGAAACCATCACCAGCATCGAGAGCCTCGCCGACGATGTGGAGCGCGCAGCGGAGGTCATCAATGAACTGTCCGTCGCCAGCAATGACATCAGCAAGGTGTTGGAAGTAATCAAGAACATTGCTGAGCAGACTAACCTGCTCGCCCTAAACGCGGCCATTGAAGCGGCCCGTGCTGGTGAACACGGTCGCGGTTTTGCCGTAGTGGCTGACGAAGTTCGCTCGCTGGCCAGTCGCACGCAGCAGTCAACAGAAGAAATTCACACCATGATCGAGCGCATTCAGAGTGAATCGTCGCGGGCCGTGAGTGTGATGGAGAACGGCCAGAAGACGGCCGACCACAGCGTACAAAACGCCCAGTCATCACGCGAATCACTGAAGGCCATTTTGGCGGCAGTCGACAGCATCAATGAACTTAACACGGAAGTCGCCAGCGCGGCAGAAGAACAAAGCGCAGTGGCCGAAGAAATCAGCCGCAACATTACTAACATCCGCGATGCCGCTGAACAAAACAGCAGCAACTCGGATCAGTCGATGCGCGCCAGCGAGGAGCTGGCCAAGCTGGCGACCATGCTGCAGCAACGCATCAAATACTTCCAGGTCTAA